A genomic window from Glycine soja cultivar W05 chromosome 10, ASM419377v2, whole genome shotgun sequence includes:
- the LOC114371570 gene encoding DNA damage checkpoint protein rad25-like: protein MLARARPIGSPGRCRSSGNKDQVTVIRDYRSKIEAELSNIYNGILKLLDTRLIPSATSNDSKVFYLKMKGDYHRYLAEFKTGADHKEVAESSAYKAAQVCFSFVRRLLVVRKDLFLEDVGDSPKSENVECASNVDDEESIVPLGIGFSDTAFENCEAPSPNYILCLLSALLTSIGKQAGISSEAATAAALKVGKRPENAGKLIGVRSKCA, encoded by the exons ATGCTTGCAAGAGCGCGGCCCATTGGATCCCCTGGACGATGCCGAAGTAGCGGCAACAAGGACCAAGTCACCGTCATCCGTGACTACCGCTCAAAAATCGAGGCCGAGCTCTCCAACATCTACAACGGAATCCTCAAGCTCCTCGACACTCGCCTCATCCCCTCTGCCACCTCCAATGACTCCAAGGTCTTCTACCTCAAGATGAAGGGAGACTACCACAGGTACCTAGCCGAGTTCAAGACCGGTGCCGACCACAAGGAAGTCGCTGAGAGCTCCGCCTACAAAGCCGCTCAGGTTTGCTTTT CTTTTGTGAGAAGGCTGTTAGTGGTAAGAAAGGATTTGTTCTTGGAAGATGTTGGCGATTCTCCAAAGTCCGAAAACGTGGAATGCGCGAGTAATGTGGATGATGAAGAATCTATTGTTCCGTTAGGGATTGGATTTTCGGACACAGCTTTTGAGAATTGTG AAGCTCCCTCACCAAACTATATACTCTGCCTCTTATCTGCTCTGCTAACTTCAATTGGAAAACAGGCGGGAATTTCTTCAGAAGCTGCTACTGCGGCTGCTTTGAAGGTTGGAAAGAGGCCTGAGAATGCAGGAAAGCTTATTGGGGTAAGATCAAAATGTGCATAA